Proteins from one Ketobacter alkanivorans genomic window:
- a CDS encoding metal-dependent hydrolase: protein MTAAILPVRRNLQFHLPKEKIDDWNGAGPHWTQFLNTLSIFFPAGERFFIQSVRNYRKDVVDKELKKAVSAFIGQEAFHTREHEEYNEAMVEAGIPTDQMEASVEKLLAFVQKVMPRPVQLAVTVALEHLTAMLADIVMEDDRFIKNSDPHYEALWKWHAMEETEHKGVAYDVYEEVVGKGPGAYALRSTVFVAANVIFWSLFYRYYYRVMKSRGEHTNMAGWRKSFRYQFGKRGVFPSLIGDWLRFFKPGFHPWDINNIHLLDEAEELMRLVDGFAEQAQLVPQSNSAAA, encoded by the coding sequence ATGACAGCTGCGATTCTTCCTGTACGCCGCAATCTTCAGTTCCATTTGCCCAAAGAAAAAATCGACGACTGGAATGGCGCTGGTCCTCATTGGACCCAATTTTTGAACACCCTCTCGATATTCTTTCCAGCCGGTGAGCGCTTTTTTATCCAAAGCGTACGTAACTACCGTAAAGACGTGGTGGACAAAGAGCTGAAAAAAGCGGTTTCTGCTTTTATTGGCCAGGAAGCGTTCCATACTCGTGAACATGAAGAATACAACGAGGCCATGGTTGAGGCCGGTATTCCAACTGATCAAATGGAAGCCAGCGTAGAGAAGCTGTTGGCGTTTGTTCAGAAAGTGATGCCGCGTCCTGTTCAATTGGCGGTTACGGTTGCTCTTGAGCACCTTACGGCCATGCTGGCTGATATCGTTATGGAAGATGATCGCTTCATCAAGAACTCTGATCCACATTATGAAGCCCTGTGGAAATGGCACGCCATGGAAGAAACCGAGCACAAAGGCGTGGCTTATGATGTGTACGAAGAGGTGGTGGGTAAAGGCCCAGGTGCCTATGCGTTGCGATCGACAGTGTTTGTCGCGGCCAATGTGATTTTCTGGAGCCTGTTCTATCGTTACTATTATCGCGTAATGAAGAGCCGTGGTGAGCACACTAATATGGCCGGTTGGAGGAAGTCATTCCGTTACCAGTTTGGCAAGCGTGGCGTGTTCCCTTCCTTGATTGGTGACTGGCTACGATTCTTTAAGCCTGGTTTCCACCCATGGGACATCAACAATATCCATTTGTTGGACGAAGCTGAAGAATTGATGCGTCTGGTAGATGGTTTTGCGGAGCAGGCTCAGCTGGTTCCTCAGAGCAATTCTGCGGCCGCGTGA
- a CDS encoding alpha/beta fold hydrolase yields the protein MLKRINSSRVKTVLSNAGERILRPHTLITAGKTPFDVIHDNGLVKLRHYRRVGMPPVKHAVPLVIVPPLAINMLIYDWFPDRSLVKYFMQQGFDLYLIDWGSPSRKHAKYTLATYITKLMPEFIAQVREHSGKQDLSLHGWSMGGGFGLCYQAYSKDAAIRNIVTVGTAVDGHANGQIGRQYAALNRALKSVGINFRKVPASAAYAPAWINAIGFKLSDPVSSVQGYVDLVRNLDDREFVIQHANQSAFMDNLEAYPGGVIRDWMYSIWLENEAARGYMTLGRERVYLQDVKANLLALAGSNDKLANEHCCKPVMELVGSADKAFIRCQGGHTGILSGSHAPAEAWPQTAQWLSERSV from the coding sequence ATGTTGAAGCGAATCAATTCCAGTCGTGTGAAAACCGTTCTATCCAACGCGGGGGAGCGGATACTTCGACCACATACCCTTATCACTGCGGGCAAGACGCCATTTGACGTCATCCATGACAATGGTCTGGTGAAGCTGAGGCATTACCGCCGTGTGGGGATGCCGCCAGTCAAGCATGCGGTACCTTTGGTGATTGTTCCCCCCTTGGCAATCAATATGCTGATTTATGATTGGTTTCCTGATCGTAGCCTGGTGAAGTACTTCATGCAGCAGGGGTTTGATCTGTACCTGATTGACTGGGGCAGCCCTAGCCGTAAACACGCTAAGTACACGCTGGCAACCTACATTACCAAGCTGATGCCCGAGTTTATCGCCCAGGTGCGTGAACACAGCGGAAAACAGGATCTGTCTTTGCATGGCTGGAGCATGGGGGGTGGCTTCGGCCTGTGTTATCAGGCTTACAGCAAGGATGCAGCGATACGCAATATCGTCACAGTGGGCACTGCAGTGGATGGCCATGCCAACGGTCAGATTGGTCGTCAGTATGCAGCCTTGAATCGTGCCCTGAAAAGCGTCGGTATTAATTTCCGTAAAGTGCCCGCCAGTGCGGCCTATGCGCCAGCCTGGATTAACGCTATTGGTTTCAAATTATCCGATCCGGTGAGCAGTGTGCAGGGCTACGTGGATTTGGTTCGTAACCTGGATGATCGTGAGTTTGTGATTCAGCACGCGAACCAAAGTGCGTTTATGGACAACCTGGAAGCCTATCCCGGTGGTGTGATCCGTGATTGGATGTACAGCATCTGGCTGGAGAATGAGGCAGCGCGAGGTTATATGACGCTGGGGCGGGAGCGGGTGTATCTGCAGGATGTGAAGGCCAACCTGCTGGCACTGGCTGGCAGCAACGATAAACTGGCGAACGAGCACTGTTGTAAGCCGGTGATGGAACTGGTGGGCAGCGCCGATAAAGCCTTTATTCGTTGTCAGGGAGGGCATACCGGTATTCTCAGCGGCAGTCACGCTCCGGCAGAGGCTTGGCCGCAGACGGCACAATGGCTGAGTGAACGCTCCGTATGA
- a CDS encoding GGDEF domain-containing response regulator — MSEAVQTSIDSDAESQTRILLIDDSKVMRKSAVKMLGAEFDVVVAEDGQQGLDMILGDSSIQVVFTDLNMPKMNGYQLLEAVRTSQDEGVRNLPVIVVTGAENDDEAKEQALNQGATDFITKPFNSTDLKARAHAHATYQRNTKTLQQVASVDALTGLNNERSFDEHLQKDLSFVARHNHEIALMMVEIDNFNDLFLKIGRKGADSLVQQVAKVLTKNVRKEDGLGRLGLARFAASLPTAGPEGATRLAERICQTVSGFKAKLRGEVLQISVSIGVYVPCDKGSDLSEACLQKAEQALRSAVEAGGNQVQALVESTSAAREPGLQDVTDFSIDALLLTLSENGVAAIEDQIPLAMQRLLPLWQALSAEQRSAVLSQIESS; from the coding sequence ATGTCTGAAGCCGTTCAAACTTCGATTGATTCCGATGCAGAAAGTCAAACTCGTATTCTGCTTATTGATGATTCCAAAGTAATGCGTAAATCTGCCGTCAAAATGCTGGGGGCTGAGTTTGATGTGGTGGTGGCGGAGGATGGCCAGCAAGGTCTGGACATGATTTTGGGTGATTCCAGCATTCAGGTCGTGTTTACCGATTTGAACATGCCCAAGATGAATGGCTATCAGTTGTTGGAAGCGGTGCGCACCTCTCAGGATGAAGGTGTACGTAATTTGCCGGTGATAGTGGTGACCGGCGCCGAGAATGACGACGAGGCCAAAGAACAAGCCCTGAATCAAGGTGCCACTGACTTTATTACCAAGCCCTTCAATTCAACAGACCTGAAAGCGCGAGCCCACGCCCACGCCACCTATCAGCGCAACACCAAAACCTTGCAGCAAGTCGCCAGCGTGGACGCCCTGACCGGGCTGAATAACGAACGCAGTTTTGATGAGCACCTGCAAAAAGACCTTTCCTTTGTCGCCCGCCATAATCACGAAATAGCGTTGATGATGGTGGAGATCGATAATTTTAATGACCTGTTTCTTAAAATTGGCCGCAAAGGGGCTGACAGCCTGGTTCAGCAAGTGGCCAAGGTGCTGACGAAGAATGTGCGCAAAGAGGACGGCCTCGGGCGCCTGGGCCTGGCCCGTTTTGCGGCTTCACTGCCCACTGCAGGGCCGGAAGGGGCCACCCGGCTGGCGGAACGAATCTGTCAGACCGTTTCTGGCTTTAAAGCCAAGTTGCGGGGTGAAGTGCTGCAGATCAGTGTGTCGATCGGGGTGTATGTACCCTGCGACAAAGGCAGTGATCTAAGTGAAGCCTGTCTGCAGAAGGCCGAGCAAGCTCTGCGATCTGCTGTGGAAGCAGGGGGGAATCAGGTTCAGGCGTTGGTAGAGTCCACCTCCGCAGCGCGGGAGCCGGGTCTGCAGGATGTCACTGACTTCTCCATTGACGCATTGCTGCTCACACTCAGTGAAAACGGTGTAGCAGCGATTGAAGATCAGATCCCGCTGGCTATGCAGAGATTGCTGCCCTTGTGGCAGGCTTTGTCGGCAGAGCAGCGGTCAGCAGTGCTGTCGCAAATAGAAAGCAGTTAA
- a CDS encoding NAD-dependent epimerase/dehydratase family protein — protein sequence MKVLITGGTGFIGEHYVRHLCQTHPDVKLCFTGRNLEKGNELARSTGVHYYRGDLQDEPFVKLICKDVDVVVHCAAKSGIWGGYVDYFQSNVVTTEHLLSAAQHTGVRRFVNLGSPSIYFDYNDHLNVTEDFLPPRFADNYARTKFQAETRVLRAGSEQMKTLSLRPRFVVGPGDQSIFPRLIRLHQQGALRQVGEGRNIVSMTSISNMMLGLDCAVFGGDDICGDVYNVADPQPVNLWDMVNQLMLLLELPAVTRKISYGSAFVTASAAEAWHRLLRRKTEPDLMRHKVAVMGNSFTLNIERAKRKLGYDPALCIDDTLEAFATWWRNQNH from the coding sequence ATGAAAGTGTTGATCACCGGCGGAACCGGTTTTATTGGCGAGCATTATGTGCGGCATTTGTGTCAGACCCATCCTGACGTGAAGTTGTGTTTTACCGGGCGCAATCTGGAGAAGGGTAATGAGCTGGCCCGAAGCACAGGGGTTCATTATTATCGCGGTGATTTGCAGGATGAGCCCTTTGTGAAGTTGATCTGCAAAGATGTCGATGTGGTTGTGCACTGTGCAGCCAAGTCAGGTATCTGGGGGGGCTACGTTGATTATTTTCAGTCTAATGTAGTCACCACAGAGCACTTGTTGTCGGCGGCACAGCACACGGGGGTACGCCGATTTGTCAACCTGGGCTCCCCCAGTATTTATTTTGATTACAATGATCACCTCAACGTGACCGAAGATTTCCTGCCGCCGAGGTTTGCAGATAATTATGCGCGCACCAAGTTCCAGGCAGAAACACGGGTGTTACGTGCCGGCAGCGAACAGATGAAGACCCTGTCACTGCGGCCTCGTTTTGTGGTGGGTCCGGGGGATCAGTCCATATTTCCACGATTGATTCGGCTTCACCAGCAGGGGGCTTTGCGGCAGGTAGGAGAGGGTCGCAACATTGTCAGTATGACCAGTATCAGCAATATGATGTTGGGGCTGGATTGTGCTGTGTTTGGAGGAGATGATATATGCGGCGATGTGTATAATGTCGCCGATCCGCAGCCGGTTAATCTGTGGGACATGGTCAATCAGTTGATGCTGCTGCTGGAGCTGCCTGCGGTAACGCGCAAGATCTCGTACGGTTCAGCCTTTGTAACTGCTTCGGCCGCCGAGGCTTGGCACCGTTTATTGCGGCGCAAGACTGAACCTGATCTCATGCGCCACAAGGTGGCCGTCATGGGCAACTCTTTCACCTTGAATATTGAGCGCGCCAAACGCAAACTGGGATACGATCCTGCGCTATGCATTGATGACACCTTGGAGGCCTTTGCCACCTGGTGGCGTAACCAGAATCACTGA
- a CDS encoding alpha/beta hydrolase: protein MIKKRLEQVQAGVRKGVFAGLKLAGHKPGKAIKNLHYGREAGQVLDIFLPKEGFRGTQVVFLHGGGWRSGSKDEYAYLGAAMAAYGITCAVVGYRLYPEVRYPLFVEDVAHAVSWLRRDGLRYGFADAPIYLMGHSAGAHIACLMALDERYRALAMLDETSVAGVIGLSGVYRFRPETSPVYSDIFSSAEPGFESVKPINYVGDKKVPILMLHGDKDGVIGIKNAQQMLQAAASVGQKAVLHPLPGYGHVRPIFDFLPFMPNHQRTMSVLLSFMSGARL from the coding sequence ATGATCAAAAAACGACTGGAACAGGTTCAGGCGGGTGTTCGCAAGGGTGTGTTTGCAGGTTTGAAACTGGCAGGGCATAAGCCCGGTAAAGCCATAAAGAATCTGCATTACGGGCGGGAAGCGGGCCAGGTATTGGATATATTCTTGCCCAAAGAGGGGTTCCGTGGCACCCAGGTGGTCTTTCTGCATGGCGGTGGGTGGCGTTCTGGCAGTAAGGATGAGTACGCTTATTTGGGGGCTGCCATGGCGGCTTACGGCATCACTTGTGCTGTGGTTGGTTATCGTTTATACCCTGAAGTTCGCTATCCTCTGTTTGTTGAAGATGTCGCTCATGCTGTGTCCTGGCTGCGCCGCGATGGGTTGCGTTATGGTTTTGCCGATGCACCTATCTATTTAATGGGGCATTCTGCCGGGGCTCATATTGCCTGCCTGATGGCATTGGATGAGCGCTATCGCGCCCTGGCGATGCTGGATGAAACCAGTGTTGCCGGTGTCATTGGGCTGTCTGGTGTGTATCGGTTTCGCCCGGAAACCTCGCCGGTGTATTCGGATATATTTTCCAGTGCAGAGCCAGGATTTGAATCAGTGAAGCCAATCAATTACGTGGGTGATAAAAAGGTGCCCATACTCATGTTGCATGGCGATAAAGATGGGGTGATTGGCATAAAGAACGCGCAGCAGATGTTGCAGGCGGCCGCGTCGGTCGGTCAGAAGGCGGTGCTTCACCCATTGCCGGGTTACGGGCATGTGCGTCCTATTTTCGATTTTCTGCCCTTTATGCCGAATCACCAGAGAACCATGTCTGTATTGCTCTCCTTTATGTCGGGCGCACGCTTATGA
- a CDS encoding putative bifunctional diguanylate cyclase/phosphodiesterase: MQGKLNSRLSNKLFFAVMGTALLMGLLLSIVQIMLDARQARKGLEQEAQQVLAMMKEPATQAAFNEDSELAKQVVQGLFRNNAVFYAAVSIPEKPPLASEFRNKHSIPYRSLVSSIFGQELSYTLELRGITSDSESRMYGNLEVSLDPSGAADAFIERSKTVIVTGLAQAIVFGSVLYLIFQGLIARPMTSLLSSLEEIDPMRPAQNQLDAPRGHEDDELGAWVQKINDLFKAIEKYNSKRRVAEAHVERLSNYDMLTELPNRNMLLRRIEQSVQDANNQDDMFAVLYCALDDFKSVNLLHSYHAGDKLLLTLADRFRADLDPSHTIARVGGDVFAMVLPNLSNHYQAADVAQKVLDSVRRPFRLDNHSISLSATIGITIYPHDAATADQLLKNAENVMQLAKSQGGNSYQFYVANVDQRIRETKVLERQLATAVEDNQLQLVFQPQVNLVTGEIRGAEALVRWHHPERGMVSPVEFIPLAERTGAIVAIGEWVLKNSCHALRRWLEAGFHNMTISVNVSAIQLHQSDLVGMVKRLVTETGIPPHHLMLEITETAVMENVDLAIRLLKQMKEIGVQLAIDDFGTGYSSLSYLKKMPMDEVKIDRAFVQDMLEDPDNGTIVDAIIQLGHSLGLSVIAEGTETLDQIKYLQECECDVAQGYYYSQPIREDSFLTFLSNQRTQIKNATQRAAKATQPLLNKSS, from the coding sequence ATGCAGGGTAAACTGAACAGCCGACTTTCCAACAAACTCTTTTTCGCCGTAATGGGCACCGCCCTGCTCATGGGCCTTCTCCTCAGTATCGTACAAATCATGCTGGATGCACGCCAGGCCCGCAAAGGTTTGGAGCAAGAAGCACAGCAGGTTCTGGCCATGATGAAAGAACCCGCCACCCAAGCTGCATTCAATGAAGACTCAGAACTGGCCAAGCAAGTGGTTCAAGGACTGTTCAGAAACAACGCCGTGTTCTATGCCGCTGTATCCATTCCGGAAAAACCACCACTGGCCTCCGAATTCCGCAACAAGCACAGCATCCCTTATCGCTCATTGGTATCGTCCATCTTTGGGCAAGAACTTAGCTACACATTGGAGCTGCGTGGCATTACGTCGGATAGCGAGAGCCGGATGTACGGCAACCTTGAGGTCAGCCTCGACCCCTCAGGTGCAGCAGATGCATTTATCGAACGCAGTAAGACCGTTATTGTAACCGGGTTGGCACAAGCCATTGTGTTCGGTTCTGTGCTTTATCTGATATTTCAAGGCTTGATCGCCCGCCCCATGACATCGCTCCTCAGTTCTCTGGAAGAAATCGACCCCATGCGCCCCGCCCAGAATCAACTGGATGCTCCCCGTGGCCATGAAGACGACGAGCTGGGAGCCTGGGTGCAAAAAATAAATGACTTATTCAAGGCCATCGAAAAATACAACAGTAAGCGTCGGGTAGCAGAAGCCCACGTCGAGCGACTGAGCAATTACGATATGCTAACGGAATTGCCAAATCGTAATATGCTGTTGCGACGCATAGAACAATCGGTTCAGGACGCCAACAACCAAGACGACATGTTCGCCGTTCTTTACTGCGCACTGGACGACTTCAAATCCGTAAACCTGCTGCATTCCTATCATGCCGGCGACAAACTGTTATTAACCCTGGCCGATCGATTTCGCGCTGACCTTGATCCATCCCATACCATCGCCCGCGTGGGCGGCGATGTATTTGCGATGGTATTGCCGAATTTAAGCAACCACTATCAGGCGGCAGATGTCGCCCAAAAAGTACTGGATAGCGTCCGCCGCCCATTCCGTTTGGACAATCACAGCATCAGCCTGTCTGCCACCATTGGCATCACCATCTATCCCCATGATGCAGCCACGGCAGATCAATTACTGAAAAACGCTGAGAACGTCATGCAGTTGGCAAAATCACAGGGGGGCAACAGTTACCAGTTTTACGTAGCCAACGTAGATCAGCGCATTCGCGAAACCAAGGTACTGGAACGGCAACTGGCCACTGCGGTAGAAGACAACCAATTGCAACTGGTCTTTCAACCCCAGGTCAATTTGGTTACCGGGGAAATCCGTGGCGCAGAAGCCCTGGTACGCTGGCATCACCCCGAACGAGGCATGGTGTCACCGGTGGAGTTCATTCCCTTGGCTGAACGCACCGGAGCCATTGTCGCCATCGGCGAATGGGTGCTGAAGAATTCCTGCCATGCGCTACGTCGCTGGCTGGAGGCCGGGTTCCATAATATGACCATCTCCGTCAACGTCAGCGCCATCCAGCTGCACCAATCCGATCTGGTGGGCATGGTGAAACGTCTGGTCACAGAAACCGGTATCCCGCCCCATCATTTGATGCTGGAAATCACAGAAACGGCGGTTATGGAGAACGTAGACCTGGCCATCCGCCTGCTAAAACAGATGAAAGAGATTGGCGTACAACTGGCCATCGATGATTTTGGAACCGGTTACTCATCCCTGAGCTACCTGAAGAAAATGCCCATGGACGAAGTAAAAATCGATCGCGCTTTTGTGCAGGACATGCTGGAAGACCCAGACAACGGCACCATCGTGGACGCCATTATCCAACTGGGCCACAGCCTGGGGCTTTCTGTCATCGCTGAAGGCACCGAGACTCTGGATCAGATCAAGTATTTGCAGGAATGTGAATGCGATGTCGCGCAAGGCTACTACTACAGCCAACCCATTCGCGAAGATTCCTTCCTGACCTTCCTCAGCAATCAACGCACCCAAATCAAAAACGCCACACAACGGGCAGCTAAAGCCACACAACCCCTACTGAATAAATCCAGCTGA
- a CDS encoding acetyl-CoA C-acyltransferase has product MSEDAVVIVNGARTPMGGFQGALSAVTATELGAISIREAVTRAGIAPEDVQEVIMGCVLPAGLKQGPARQAALDAGLPTATGCTTINKLCGSGMKATMLAHDLIKAGTNDIMVSGGMESMSNAPYVMEKARSGLRMGHGEIKDHMFLDGLEDAKTGRLMGSFAQEVADKEGLSREAMDEFAITSLQRAQQAIANGSFKDEIVPVTITTRKGEVVVSEDEQPGNANPEKIPTLRAAFAKDGTITAANASSISDGASALVLMRESVAKEKGLQPLARIVGHSTQSQHPSEFTIAPVGSLEKLFAKTGWSAAEVDLFEINEAFAMVTMLAMQKHNIPHEKVNVHGGACALGHPIGSTGSRIILSLIHALKQRGGKRGVASLCIGGGEATSMAIELI; this is encoded by the coding sequence ATGAGCGAAGACGCAGTTGTTATTGTAAACGGTGCCCGAACCCCCATGGGAGGCTTCCAAGGAGCCCTTTCCGCAGTAACCGCCACAGAGCTGGGTGCCATCAGCATCCGCGAAGCGGTCACCCGGGCCGGAATCGCCCCAGAAGACGTGCAGGAAGTGATTATGGGCTGCGTACTGCCTGCAGGCCTCAAACAGGGGCCAGCCCGACAAGCAGCGCTGGACGCAGGCCTGCCCACCGCAACCGGCTGCACCACCATCAATAAACTGTGTGGCTCCGGCATGAAAGCCACCATGCTGGCCCATGACCTGATCAAAGCCGGCACCAACGACATCATGGTAAGCGGTGGTATGGAAAGCATGTCCAACGCACCCTACGTAATGGAAAAAGCCCGTAGCGGCCTGCGCATGGGTCACGGTGAAATCAAGGATCATATGTTTCTGGACGGCCTGGAAGACGCCAAAACCGGTCGTTTGATGGGGTCATTCGCGCAAGAAGTAGCCGACAAAGAAGGCCTGAGCCGCGAAGCAATGGATGAGTTCGCCATCACGTCATTACAACGGGCGCAACAGGCTATCGCCAATGGCTCCTTTAAGGACGAAATTGTCCCGGTCACTATTACTACCCGTAAAGGTGAAGTGGTTGTGTCTGAAGACGAGCAGCCCGGCAACGCCAACCCGGAAAAAATACCGACATTGCGTGCAGCATTTGCCAAAGATGGCACCATCACTGCCGCAAACGCCAGCTCCATCTCCGATGGCGCATCTGCCCTGGTACTGATGCGTGAATCCGTTGCCAAAGAAAAAGGATTACAACCTCTGGCGCGCATAGTGGGTCACTCCACTCAGTCTCAGCACCCATCCGAATTCACAATCGCACCCGTTGGCTCGCTGGAAAAACTGTTCGCAAAAACTGGTTGGAGCGCAGCAGAAGTAGACCTGTTTGAAATCAACGAAGCGTTTGCGATGGTCACCATGCTGGCTATGCAGAAGCACAATATTCCTCATGAAAAGGTCAACGTTCATGGCGGTGCCTGCGCATTGGGCCACCCCATTGGTTCAACCGGTTCACGTATTATTCTGAGCCTGATTCATGCCCTCAAACAAAGAGGCGGCAAACGCGGTGTTGCATCGCTGTGCATCGGTGGCGGCGAAGCTACATCGATGGCCATCGAATTAATCTAA
- a CDS encoding beta-ketoacyl synthase yields MKALPLIIGFGGVNAAGRASFHHGYQRMVFECLNETAQQECLQSLSVLMKNGENKILSQHDILAGTLIRKIEKNHFDVERVTLQKPVKLNGKEDTLSFTVKKKDLPNRIPSNWQVEINGGDANITCTGGADLLIPDSQPYPVQAAGQIPSGFNPGDAYSSRNHPRGLQLAMFAVSDALRSSGLDWSTIQQKVDPQHISVYASSAMGQLDELGTGGMLRSSLQGKRVSSKQCPMGFADMTANFVNAYVLGNVGNTGGMVGACATFLYNLQMAVQDIQSGRAQIAVVGASEAPILPEVMEGYRAMSALAEDEGLRKLDGTDQTADHRRACRPFANNCGFTIAESSQFLVLCNDKLALELGAHIYAAVPNVFVHADGIKRSISAPGIGNYLTVGRALDCMDQALNRQGSRGHSFAMAHGTGTPQNRVTESHILDSLAQAFNMQQWPVAAVKCFLGHSIGVAGGDQIAAALGVFQHGILPGITTVDTFADDVHQSHIALSNQHREFGQNHFGGALINAKGFGGNNASAVLLSPRWSCDFLQQRYGKQHWTAYQNSLETTQTAQLKYHDDVLTKIPESIYRFGEPEIKGEELNLSRDNIHIPGYLDVTLKGDFPY; encoded by the coding sequence TTGAAAGCGTTACCTTTGATCATTGGATTTGGAGGAGTGAATGCGGCCGGGCGCGCCTCGTTTCATCATGGCTATCAACGCATGGTTTTTGAATGCCTGAACGAAACGGCACAACAAGAATGCCTGCAAAGCCTGTCAGTGCTGATGAAAAACGGCGAGAACAAAATCCTTTCCCAACACGACATTCTGGCCGGCACACTGATTCGCAAGATAGAAAAAAACCATTTCGATGTAGAACGTGTCACTTTGCAAAAACCGGTTAAGTTAAATGGTAAAGAAGACACCCTCAGCTTCACAGTGAAGAAAAAAGATTTACCAAACCGCATTCCCAGTAACTGGCAGGTTGAGATCAACGGCGGCGATGCCAACATCACCTGCACCGGCGGAGCTGATTTATTAATACCAGACTCGCAGCCTTACCCCGTACAAGCGGCAGGACAAATACCATCCGGCTTCAACCCGGGCGATGCTTACAGTTCTCGCAATCATCCCCGCGGCTTGCAACTTGCCATGTTCGCTGTTTCCGATGCACTGCGTTCCAGCGGGTTGGATTGGTCGACCATTCAACAAAAGGTCGACCCACAACACATCAGCGTATATGCCAGTAGCGCCATGGGGCAACTGGATGAACTTGGCACCGGCGGCATGCTGCGCAGCAGTCTTCAGGGTAAACGAGTCAGTTCAAAGCAATGCCCGATGGGATTCGCCGATATGACTGCCAATTTTGTCAACGCTTACGTACTTGGCAATGTTGGCAATACCGGCGGTATGGTGGGTGCCTGCGCGACGTTTCTGTACAACCTGCAAATGGCCGTACAGGATATTCAAAGCGGCCGCGCGCAGATCGCCGTAGTCGGAGCCAGTGAAGCGCCTATTCTTCCTGAAGTAATGGAAGGCTATCGAGCCATGAGCGCATTGGCAGAGGATGAAGGACTGCGCAAACTCGACGGCACGGACCAAACCGCCGATCACCGCCGTGCCTGCCGCCCATTTGCAAACAACTGCGGCTTTACCATTGCAGAATCATCCCAATTTCTGGTGCTGTGCAACGATAAACTGGCCCTTGAGCTGGGTGCACACATCTATGCCGCTGTTCCTAACGTATTTGTACACGCTGATGGCATCAAGCGCTCAATCTCCGCTCCCGGAATAGGCAATTATCTGACTGTGGGCCGAGCGCTGGATTGCATGGATCAGGCACTGAACCGTCAAGGCAGCCGTGGCCACAGTTTTGCTATGGCGCATGGCACCGGCACGCCCCAGAATCGCGTGACTGAATCGCATATACTGGATTCGCTGGCGCAAGCCTTTAATATGCAACAGTGGCCAGTCGCAGCGGTTAAATGTTTTCTGGGGCATTCAATCGGTGTCGCAGGTGGTGATCAAATTGCTGCCGCCCTGGGTGTATTCCAACACGGCATTCTGCCAGGCATCACCACTGTTGATACCTTCGCTGACGATGTACACCAAAGCCATATCGCCTTAAGCAACCAACACCGTGAATTCGGCCAGAATCATTTTGGTGGGGCTCTGATCAACGCAAAAGGATTTGGAGGCAACAACGCCAGCGCCGTATTGCTGTCACCTCGCTGGAGCTGTGACTTTTTGCAGCAGCGTTACGGCAAACAACATTGGACAGCGTATCAAAACAGCTTGGAAACCACCCAAACCGCACAGCTGAAATACCATGATGATGTTCTGACAAAAATACCAGAGTCTATATATCGGTTCGGCGAACCTGAGATAAAAGGGGAAGAACTGAACCTGTCCCGTGACAACATCCACATCCCAGGATACCTTGACGTAACGCTGAAAGGCGATTTCCCCTATTAG